Proteins encoded within one genomic window of Formosa agariphila KMM 3901:
- a CDS encoding rubredoxin, producing the protein MMKTLSRLIVKGGVLSPGELKSICLTAEGLGLDTISFGSRQDILISENIETQALESIENLQVVPAHGEGSVNIVSSYVSAGIFSSTSWLTGDKYLYVLEQFRTHPQLKVNITDPRQRLVPLFTGHLNFIASEHEDYWYLYVRLPEWEEAEVYPALIYSWDMAKIQTTIEGLLQEEPESVEMIFDLVNDAIDTNNRTIDKPLKVPFYPFPYYEGMNRIGNDKYWLGLYWRNNKYDLEFLKAMCDLCSDCKIGKISITPWKSFIVKDIPNESKLIWEKFLGKFGINVRHSMLELNWHLPVGKEEALKLKKYLVTNFDQNDISTYGLTFAITEYTKKAYYFTSIVIEKNEQPSLPDFKIRDTYNLLYAKNFDPNSREYITHVQDIDQVELPGLLMELSQLYFEQLGTERDEEKLAKVDNECEDVEVYQCQDCFTVYNEMYGDETQHIAPNTPFSALPETYECSLCEAPKSNFNKITQRVWQD; encoded by the coding sequence ATGATGAAAACGTTATCTAGATTAATTGTAAAAGGAGGCGTGTTATCGCCAGGAGAATTAAAATCGATTTGTTTAACAGCAGAAGGTTTAGGATTAGACACGATTTCTTTTGGGTCTAGACAAGATATTTTAATTTCAGAAAACATTGAAACGCAGGCTTTAGAATCTATAGAAAACCTGCAAGTTGTACCCGCTCACGGCGAAGGTTCTGTAAATATTGTATCGTCTTATGTTAGTGCTGGAATTTTTTCAAGTACATCATGGTTAACAGGCGATAAGTATTTATATGTTTTAGAACAATTTAGAACGCACCCGCAATTAAAAGTTAATATTACAGATCCTAGACAGCGTTTGGTGCCATTGTTTACGGGACATTTAAATTTTATAGCCTCAGAACATGAAGATTATTGGTACTTGTATGTACGTTTGCCAGAATGGGAAGAAGCAGAAGTATATCCGGCTTTAATTTACAGTTGGGATATGGCTAAAATTCAAACCACAATTGAAGGACTTTTACAAGAAGAACCAGAAAGTGTCGAAATGATTTTCGATTTAGTAAATGATGCAATCGATACCAATAACAGAACTATAGACAAGCCTTTAAAAGTACCGTTTTATCCGTTTCCGTATTATGAAGGGATGAATAGAATTGGAAACGATAAGTATTGGTTAGGATTGTATTGGAGGAATAATAAATACGATTTAGAGTTTCTGAAAGCAATGTGCGATTTGTGTTCGGATTGTAAAATTGGAAAAATTTCTATAACACCTTGGAAGTCGTTTATCGTGAAAGACATTCCGAATGAATCTAAATTGATTTGGGAAAAATTCTTAGGGAAATTCGGAATCAATGTGCGTCACTCCATGTTAGAATTAAATTGGCATTTGCCAGTTGGTAAAGAGGAAGCTTTAAAATTGAAGAAGTATTTGGTAACTAATTTCGATCAGAACGATATTAGTACTTATGGTTTAACATTCGCGATTACAGAATATACTAAAAAAGCTTATTACTTCACATCTATAGTTATCGAAAAAAATGAGCAACCAAGTTTGCCTGATTTTAAAATAAGAGATACTTATAATTTATTATACGCTAAGAATTTCGACCCTAATTCTAGAGAATATATCACGCATGTGCAAGATATTGATCAAGTGGAATTACCAGGCTTGCTTATGGAATTAAGTCAGTTGTATTTTGAGCAATTAGGAACCGAACGCGACGAAGAAAAATTAGCTAAAGTAGACAACGAGTGTGAAGATGTTGAGGTGTATCAATGTCAAGATTGTTTTACCGTTTACAACGAAATGTATGGCGATGAAACGCAACACATTGCTCCTAATACACCATTCTCAGCTCTGCCAGAAACTTATGAATGTTCACTATGCGAAGCTCCAAAATCAAATTTTAATAAAATTACGCAACGTGTGTGGCAAGATTAG
- the moaA gene encoding GTP 3',8-cyclase MoaA: MKSETNILTDNFGRHHSYLRISLTEKCNLRCTYCMPENGVPLTPKSNIMTADEIFKIATVFVKHGVTKIRLTGGEPLVRKDFSKILERLSTLNIKLSITTNAVIVDRFIDNFKASGLQDINVSLDSLQADKFTFITRRNQFKAAYNNIILLLEQGFNVKMNVVLIKGFNDDEIIDFIAFTKHLPIAIRFIEFMPFDGNNWNKEKLVTQAEILEQTHAHFGRQDVISLENEANFTSRNYQIKGYKGTFGIISSVSNPFCDSCNRIRLTANGNIKNCLFSNQETNLLEAYRQDKNIEPLISNLIKKKYAVRAGMTDFETLNNPENHTNNRSMITIGG, from the coding sequence ATGAAAAGCGAAACCAACATATTAACCGACAATTTTGGACGCCATCATTCGTATTTACGTATTTCGCTAACCGAAAAATGTAATTTGCGTTGTACGTATTGTATGCCAGAAAACGGTGTGCCATTAACTCCTAAATCTAATATAATGACAGCAGATGAGATTTTTAAAATCGCAACTGTTTTCGTAAAACATGGTGTAACTAAAATTAGATTAACGGGTGGTGAACCTTTGGTAAGAAAAGATTTTTCTAAAATTCTAGAACGTCTATCCACCTTAAACATAAAACTTTCTATCACGACAAATGCGGTTATTGTAGACCGATTTATTGATAACTTTAAAGCCTCTGGACTGCAAGATATTAATGTAAGTTTAGACAGTTTACAAGCCGATAAATTTACATTTATAACCCGAAGAAATCAGTTTAAAGCTGCTTACAACAATATTATTCTGTTGTTAGAACAAGGCTTCAATGTAAAAATGAATGTGGTTTTAATTAAAGGATTTAATGATGATGAAATTATAGATTTTATTGCATTCACAAAACACCTTCCTATTGCAATTCGTTTTATAGAATTCATGCCTTTTGATGGTAATAATTGGAATAAAGAAAAGCTTGTTACCCAAGCTGAAATTTTAGAACAAACACATGCACACTTTGGTAGACAGGATGTGATTTCACTTGAAAACGAAGCCAATTTCACCTCTCGAAATTATCAGATAAAAGGATATAAAGGTACTTTTGGAATCATCAGTTCGGTGAGTAATCCGTTTTGCGATAGTTGTAACCGCATTCGATTAACCGCTAACGGAAATATAAAAAACTGTTTATTCTCGAACCAAGAAACAAATCTTTTAGAAGCCTACAGACAAGATAAAAATATAGAACCGCTTATCTCTAATTTAATTAAAAAGAAATATGCAGTTCGTGCAGGGATGACCGATTTTGAAACACTAAACAATCCAGAAAACCATACTAATAATAGAAGTATGATTACCATTGGTGGCTAA
- a CDS encoding MoaD/ThiS family protein, which translates to MITIKYFGMLAEQTQCSEEQLEFKPLTLSELVQDLKVKYQFNSASFHVALNHKLIQGSEEITLQFQDEIALLPPFAGG; encoded by the coding sequence ATGATTACTATTAAATATTTTGGTATGCTTGCAGAGCAGACCCAATGTAGTGAAGAACAACTGGAATTTAAGCCGTTAACGCTTTCAGAATTGGTTCAAGATTTAAAAGTTAAATACCAATTTAACTCGGCGTCTTTCCATGTGGCATTAAACCATAAACTGATTCAGGGTTCTGAGGAGATTACACTTCAGTTTCAAGATGAAATCGCTTTATTGCCTCCTTTTGCAGGCGGATGA
- a CDS encoding MFS transporter: MSSTKATKLDLLNFKSLPIRTFWITSIAFFLCFFAWFGIVPFMPDVVKDLGLTPSQKWNSIILAVSGTVFARLLIGKLCDKYGPRLCYSWLLVLGAIPVIILGFVQTPLQFLICRFFIGFIGASFVITQFHTSIMFAPNIVGTANATSAGWGNLGGGANRLGMPLIAAAVVAFGAAESEAWRYSMIIAGVVCFLMGLVYYNFTQDTLDGNYKDLKASGNMPQTKKDDVGFMEAVKDYRVWILFFVYAACFGIELTVYGTMDDYLQNTFQLERVTAGNIVLSFALMNIFARTLGGFFGDLFGKLKGVRGRVLFLAAILAIEGVMLALFSTATGIVVGISLLILFSLSVQMAEGATFSVVPFVNSKAIGSISGIVGAGGNVGAFLAAILLKSKSAVAEKAAITASEGMGAEAVQAAQAAAASAAVSSGFLLIGGIVIVVAVGTLAIKFATATDNVTEEEYDEEYDTQMTTQSI, translated from the coding sequence ATGAGTTCTACAAAAGCTACAAAATTAGATCTTTTAAATTTTAAAAGCCTTCCAATTCGCACGTTTTGGATTACATCAATTGCCTTTTTCTTATGCTTCTTTGCTTGGTTTGGTATCGTACCATTCATGCCAGATGTTGTAAAAGATTTAGGGCTAACGCCGTCTCAAAAATGGAATTCCATTATTCTTGCCGTATCGGGTACTGTTTTCGCTCGTTTATTAATCGGTAAGCTTTGCGATAAATATGGACCCCGTTTATGTTATTCTTGGTTACTTGTTTTAGGAGCAATACCTGTAATTATATTGGGGTTTGTACAAACACCTCTTCAATTTTTAATCTGTAGATTCTTTATTGGGTTTATTGGAGCATCATTTGTTATTACACAATTTCATACATCAATTATGTTTGCACCTAATATTGTAGGAACAGCGAATGCGACTTCTGCAGGTTGGGGAAACTTAGGTGGTGGTGCTAACCGTTTAGGGATGCCTTTAATTGCAGCAGCAGTTGTAGCTTTTGGAGCAGCAGAATCTGAAGCTTGGAGATACTCAATGATTATAGCTGGAGTGGTTTGCTTTTTAATGGGACTTGTATATTATAATTTTACGCAGGACACTTTAGATGGGAATTATAAAGATTTAAAGGCATCGGGTAATATGCCTCAAACCAAGAAAGATGATGTTGGTTTTATGGAAGCGGTTAAAGATTACCGTGTTTGGATATTATTCTTTGTCTATGCAGCTTGTTTCGGAATTGAATTAACGGTCTATGGAACTATGGACGATTATCTTCAGAATACGTTTCAATTAGAGCGTGTAACAGCTGGAAACATCGTGTTATCTTTTGCCTTAATGAATATTTTTGCTAGAACATTAGGAGGTTTCTTCGGAGACTTATTCGGAAAACTAAAAGGCGTTCGCGGGCGTGTTTTATTCCTTGCCGCAATATTAGCTATAGAAGGTGTTATGTTAGCCTTATTCTCTACAGCTACTGGAATAGTAGTGGGAATCTCGCTTTTAATCTTATTTAGTTTGTCAGTACAAATGGCAGAAGGAGCTACGTTCTCGGTTGTACCATTTGTAAACTCAAAAGCAATAGGTTCTATCTCAGGAATTGTTGGAGCAGGAGGGAATGTTGGAGCCTTTTTAGCCGCTATATTATTAAAATCTAAATCGGCTGTGGCAGAAAAAGCAGCAATAACAGCAAGTGAAGGTATGGGCGCAGAAGCAGTTCAGGCAGCTCAGGCAGCAGCAGCTTCGGCAGCAGTATCTAGTGGGTTTTTATTAATTGGTGGTATTGTAATAGTAGTTGCGGTAGGAACATTAGCTATTAAATTTGCTACAGCAACAGACAACGTTACTGAAGAAGAATATGATGAGGAATATGACACTCAAATGACAACACAGTCCATATAA
- the moaCB gene encoding bifunctional molybdenum cofactor biosynthesis protein MoaC/MoaB codes for MVDITHKIKTLRTATATAIVKVSKPETIETLQNNLVPKGNVFEMAKTAGLFAVKNTHTVIPDCHPLPIEFTSVAYTIEGLEVHIIFNVKTIYKTGVEVEAMHGASVVALTMYDMLKPIDKQIEIGTIKLVEKKGGKSSFNNKQISTLNASVIVCSDSISDGKKEDFAGKAIIEKLEANDVSIQNYDIIPDEIELIRNKAIALSETNNLIIFTGGTGLSYRDVTPEALEPILERRIPGIEEAIRSYGQDRMPYAMLSRSVAGTIGNCLVLALPGSTNGAKESMDAVFPHVLHIFKILRGQQH; via the coding sequence ATGGTAGACATTACCCACAAAATAAAAACATTACGTACCGCAACCGCTACGGCTATTGTAAAAGTAAGTAAACCTGAAACGATTGAAACTTTACAGAACAATTTGGTTCCAAAAGGAAACGTGTTCGAAATGGCTAAAACGGCTGGTCTTTTTGCTGTTAAAAACACACATACCGTTATTCCAGATTGCCACCCCTTGCCTATCGAATTCACATCTGTCGCCTACACTATTGAAGGTTTAGAAGTTCATATTATTTTCAATGTTAAAACCATATATAAGACTGGTGTTGAAGTAGAAGCCATGCACGGGGCATCTGTAGTTGCACTTACCATGTACGACATGCTGAAGCCAATAGACAAGCAGATTGAAATAGGGACCATTAAATTAGTTGAGAAAAAAGGAGGAAAGAGCAGTTTCAATAACAAACAAATTTCAACTTTAAATGCGAGTGTTATCGTGTGTTCAGACTCAATTTCTGATGGAAAAAAGGAAGATTTTGCAGGAAAGGCAATTATAGAAAAACTAGAGGCTAATGACGTTTCTATTCAGAATTACGATATTATTCCAGATGAAATTGAATTGATTAGAAATAAAGCCATCGCATTATCTGAGACTAATAACCTCATCATTTTCACTGGTGGCACAGGGTTATCGTATCGCGATGTTACACCCGAAGCTTTAGAACCTATTTTAGAGCGCCGTATTCCAGGTATTGAAGAAGCCATTAGAAGTTATGGTCAAGACCGTATGCCTTACGCCATGCTATCTCGTAGTGTTGCAGGAACTATTGGAAATTGTCTTGTTTTAGCTTTACCAGGCTCTACAAATGGTGCTAAAGAATCTATGGACGCCGTATTTCCTCACGTGCTTCATATTTTTAAAATATTAAGAGGCCAGCAGCATTAA
- a CDS encoding molybdenum cofactor biosynthesis protein MoaE, protein MKKKTVFIEGAISPSFISDSIAKHQSKHTIGGHNIFLGQVRADEIEGKTVAAIDFTAYEDMALEQIAEIREKAFKTFDLTCMHIYHSLGKIKAGEICFFVFVSAKHSKEVYAATEYLVNIIKKKVPIFGKEIFEDDTHQWKTNIK, encoded by the coding sequence ATGAAAAAGAAAACTGTATTTATTGAAGGTGCCATTTCTCCTAGCTTTATTTCAGATTCTATAGCAAAGCACCAAAGTAAGCATACAATTGGCGGACACAATATTTTTTTAGGTCAAGTGCGTGCCGACGAGATTGAAGGCAAAACCGTAGCCGCCATAGATTTTACTGCTTACGAAGATATGGCGTTAGAGCAAATTGCAGAAATTCGTGAAAAAGCATTTAAAACCTTCGATTTAACCTGCATGCATATTTATCACAGTTTAGGAAAAATTAAAGCTGGAGAGATTTGTTTTTTTGTATTCGTATCGGCTAAACACAGTAAAGAAGTGTATGCTGCAACAGAATATTTAGTGAATATTATAAAAAAGAAAGTGCCCATTTTTGGAAAAGAAATCTTTGAAGACGACACCCACCAATGGAAAACTAACATTAAGTAA
- a CDS encoding precorrin-2 dehydrogenase/sirohydrochlorin ferrochelatase family protein yields MERNELYPMFLKVNQLDVLIVGGGNVGLEKLSFLLKSSPNANVDVISIDFLDELKTLANQHPHVNLIQKAYDISDLEQRHFVIGCTDNLDVNLQINQDAKAKHLLVNIADTPDQCDFYLGGIVTKGHVKIAISTNGKSPTTAKRLRQLFEEVIPENITELVSNLNLYRKTLKGDFQNKVDEMNKITEGFVSKKK; encoded by the coding sequence ATGGAACGTAACGAATTATACCCAATGTTTTTAAAAGTAAATCAGCTAGACGTCCTTATTGTTGGCGGTGGAAATGTTGGTTTAGAAAAATTAAGCTTTTTATTAAAATCGAGTCCAAATGCGAATGTAGATGTAATATCTATAGACTTTTTAGACGAATTAAAAACCTTAGCAAATCAGCATCCTCATGTAAATTTAATTCAGAAAGCTTACGATATTTCAGATTTAGAACAACGTCATTTTGTAATTGGTTGCACCGATAATTTAGATGTTAATCTTCAAATTAATCAAGATGCTAAAGCCAAACATTTACTTGTAAATATTGCTGATACACCAGACCAATGCGATTTCTATTTAGGTGGAATTGTTACCAAAGGTCATGTAAAAATAGCCATTTCAACTAACGGAAAATCGCCAACAACCGCTAAACGTTTACGTCAACTTTTCGAAGAAGTGATTCCTGAAAATATCACAGAATTGGTATCCAATTTAAATCTGTACAGAAAAACATTAAAAGGTGATTTTCAAAACAAAGTAGATGAAATGAACAAAATCACAGAAGGATTCGTCTCTAAAAAAAAATAA
- a CDS encoding nitrate reductase produces the protein MPQKDIKTTCSYCGVGCGIIVKKDENNKVYVEGDKDHPVNRGMLCSKGMNLHYVANDVSDRLLHPQMRWSKSHPLERVSWDTALDRAAKVFKSVIQKYGPDSVGFYVSGQCLTEEYYIANKLTKGFLGTNNIDTNSRLCMSSAVVGYKKTFGEDSVPISYADIELADCFLITGANPAWCHPILFRRIEQHKEKNPNVKILVVDPRKTDSANFADVHLQILPGTDVILYNAIGRRLIERRMIDKNFIKNHTDNFEKYKKQVLSTSLKEAAKICGITVDEIKKAAQIIGTSKAFISMWAMGLNQSAIGTHKNYSLLNLSLITGQVGKPGSGPFSLTGQPNAMGGREVGGMANLLAVHKDLFNEKHRQEVADFWKVDKISDKAGYTATEMFDALESGKMKAVWIVCTNPMVSMPNAHQIEKALKKAKFVVVQDISNRSDTLEHADLVLPAAAWLEKEGTMTNSERRISYLPKGIEAPGEAKPDVEILCEFAQKMGFDGFNYNSTAEIYQEYAEMTKGSNIDVSELNYDRLKTEGTFQWPVSESEQGGTPRLFQDKKFYTPSQNAVFNVPDFVNNTSDLPNETYPLILTTGRVRDQWHTMTKTGKVSRLKTHYSTPVLEISPVDAFINKIKDGDVVDVKSGKGVVRVRAKVTDSVKNGVVFLPMHWGKQLQSDLNRANNLTHTIVDPVSKEPDFKYTRVSVSKYKKNKEKILVVGAGAAAFRFIQNYREHSEEDAIVVFSKEKNPFYNRVLLPEYVTEELTWEQLQKIKEKELKKLQIELYSDTYIVEIDRDNKLATDNHGNHHAYDKLIMATGSRSFVPNNVQLNLPGRFTLRSKDDADRFKAYLDGTNLKAEDQHVTIVGGGLLGLELAAALKHRNVNTTIIQRASNLMERQLDAISCKLLAKHVQELGIQIYFSNEVSTVFDDDDTKNALNITLKSGKTFKSNAIVYAIGTRPNIEIAKSSGVACGRGIKVNQHLQSSDPNIFAIGEIAEFNNNILGITSAAEEQAAILANYLAGDISSVYKGSVSMNILKFSDLDLCSLGNLSVPENDNSYEEIIFMDMSKRYYKKCIVKDDLLVGAVLMGDKNEFAEFKTLIESKVELSDKRDKLLRGASNDKPMLGKLVCSCSQVGEGNITEAITNGCTNFTELCNQTGAGLGCGSCKTEVKEILNNHKVLA, from the coding sequence ATGCCTCAAAAAGATATTAAAACAACGTGTTCGTACTGTGGTGTAGGCTGTGGTATCATTGTTAAGAAGGATGAAAACAACAAAGTTTATGTGGAAGGCGATAAAGACCATCCGGTAAACCGAGGGATGTTATGCTCTAAAGGCATGAATTTGCACTATGTAGCAAACGATGTGTCCGACAGATTATTACATCCGCAAATGCGATGGAGTAAGTCGCATCCTTTAGAACGCGTAAGTTGGGATACTGCTTTGGATCGTGCAGCAAAAGTTTTTAAATCGGTTATTCAAAAGTACGGTCCAGATAGTGTTGGGTTTTATGTGTCTGGGCAGTGCTTAACCGAGGAATATTATATTGCTAATAAATTAACTAAAGGGTTTTTAGGAACAAATAACATCGATACCAATTCGCGATTATGTATGAGCTCGGCAGTTGTTGGGTATAAGAAAACATTTGGTGAAGATTCTGTGCCAATTTCTTATGCAGATATCGAATTAGCCGATTGTTTTTTAATTACTGGAGCAAATCCAGCTTGGTGTCATCCTATATTGTTTAGACGCATTGAGCAACATAAAGAGAAAAACCCAAATGTAAAAATTCTGGTTGTAGACCCTCGGAAAACCGATTCTGCTAATTTTGCAGATGTTCACCTTCAAATCTTACCAGGTACAGATGTTATTTTATATAATGCTATTGGAAGACGTTTAATTGAGCGTCGTATGATTGATAAAAACTTCATTAAAAATCATACAGATAATTTTGAAAAATATAAAAAGCAAGTGCTTTCTACGTCCTTAAAAGAAGCGGCGAAAATTTGTGGGATTACTGTAGATGAAATTAAGAAAGCAGCTCAAATTATTGGAACGTCTAAAGCGTTTATTAGTATGTGGGCCATGGGGCTTAATCAAAGCGCGATTGGGACGCATAAGAATTATTCACTTTTAAATTTATCTTTAATTACTGGGCAAGTCGGTAAACCTGGTTCTGGTCCGTTTTCGTTAACAGGTCAGCCTAATGCTATGGGGGGACGAGAAGTAGGAGGTATGGCTAATTTATTAGCGGTACATAAAGATTTATTTAATGAAAAACACCGTCAAGAAGTTGCCGATTTTTGGAAGGTTGATAAAATTTCAGACAAAGCAGGATATACTGCTACCGAAATGTTTGATGCATTAGAATCTGGTAAAATGAAAGCGGTGTGGATTGTATGTACAAATCCTATGGTGAGTATGCCAAATGCTCATCAAATAGAAAAGGCTTTAAAGAAAGCTAAGTTTGTTGTGGTTCAAGATATTTCGAACCGATCGGATACTTTAGAGCATGCAGATTTGGTATTGCCAGCAGCTGCTTGGTTAGAAAAGGAAGGGACAATGACAAATTCGGAACGTCGTATTTCGTATTTACCTAAAGGTATTGAGGCGCCTGGTGAAGCAAAACCTGATGTTGAAATTCTATGTGAATTCGCTCAGAAAATGGGATTCGATGGTTTTAATTATAATTCTACTGCTGAAATCTATCAGGAATATGCAGAGATGACTAAAGGCTCTAACATTGATGTTTCAGAATTAAATTACGATAGATTAAAAACCGAAGGTACTTTTCAGTGGCCAGTTTCAGAATCAGAACAAGGTGGGACACCGCGTTTGTTTCAAGATAAAAAATTCTATACACCGTCGCAAAATGCGGTGTTTAATGTGCCTGACTTTGTAAATAATACATCCGATTTGCCAAACGAAACTTATCCGTTAATTTTAACAACAGGACGAGTGCGAGATCAATGGCACACCATGACCAAAACTGGAAAAGTATCGCGTTTAAAAACGCATTATTCTACACCAGTTTTAGAGATTAGTCCTGTAGATGCTTTTATAAATAAAATAAAAGATGGTGACGTTGTAGACGTAAAAAGTGGAAAAGGTGTTGTTCGGGTTCGTGCAAAAGTTACCGATAGCGTTAAAAATGGTGTGGTATTTTTACCAATGCACTGGGGGAAACAATTGCAAAGCGATTTAAACCGTGCAAACAATTTAACACATACCATTGTAGATCCGGTGTCTAAGGAACCTGACTTTAAATATACTCGAGTTTCAGTTTCAAAATATAAGAAAAACAAGGAGAAAATACTTGTTGTTGGTGCAGGAGCTGCGGCTTTTCGTTTTATTCAAAATTATAGAGAACATAGCGAAGAGGATGCAATTGTTGTATTTTCAAAAGAAAAAAATCCGTTTTATAATCGGGTTTTACTTCCTGAATATGTGACCGAAGAACTTACTTGGGAACAACTTCAAAAAATAAAAGAAAAAGAACTGAAGAAACTTCAAATCGAATTATATTCAGATACCTATATTGTAGAAATAGATCGCGACAATAAATTAGCGACAGATAATCATGGAAATCATCATGCTTACGATAAGTTAATTATGGCTACAGGAAGTCGTTCCTTTGTACCTAATAATGTACAACTAAATCTTCCTGGCCGATTTACATTGCGGTCTAAAGATGATGCCGATCGTTTTAAAGCATATTTAGACGGAACAAATTTAAAAGCCGAAGATCAGCATGTTACTATTGTTGGAGGTGGACTTTTAGGTTTAGAACTTGCGGCCGCTTTAAAACATAGAAATGTAAATACAACCATTATACAGCGAGCGTCTAATTTAATGGAACGCCAATTAGATGCCATTTCTTGTAAATTGTTAGCCAAACATGTGCAAGAGTTAGGAATTCAGATTTACTTTTCCAATGAAGTAAGTACTGTTTTTGATGACGACGACACTAAAAACGCATTAAATATCACTTTAAAAAGTGGAAAAACATTTAAGTCTAATGCTATTGTTTATGCCATTGGGACACGTCCGAATATAGAAATAGCAAAGTCTAGCGGTGTGGCTTGTGGTCGTGGTATAAAAGTAAATCAGCATTTACAATCGTCGGATCCAAATATTTTTGCCATTGGAGAAATTGCCGAATTCAATAATAATATTTTAGGAATTACCTCTGCGGCAGAAGAGCAAGCCGCTATTCTTGCAAATTATTTAGCAGGTGATATAAGTAGTGTTTATAAAGGTTCTGTTTCTATGAATATTTTAAAGTTTAGCGACCTTGATCTTTGTAGTTTAGGAAATTTGTCTGTACCAGAAAATGATAACAGTTACGAAGAAATCATTTTTATGGACATGTCTAAACGCTACTATAAAAAATGTATTGTAAAAGACGACTTATTAGTAGGTGCAGTATTGATGGGCGATAAGAACGAATTTGCAGAATTTAAAACCCTTATAGAAAGTAAAGTAGAACTGTCTGATAAACGTGATAAATTGTTGCGAGGCGCATCTAACGACAAACCAATGCTGGGTAAATTAGTGTGTTCTTGTAGTCAAGTTGGAGAAGGAAATATAACAGAAGCCATTACTAATGGGTGTACAAATTTCACGGAATTATGTAACCAAACGGGAGCAGGATTAGGATGCGGAAGTTGTAAAACGGAAGTGAAAGAGATATTAAATAATCATAAAGTTTTAGCATGA
- the cobA gene encoding uroporphyrinogen-III C-methyltransferase, translated as MKKADVQPKVTLVGAGPGDPDLLTLKAVKALKKAKAVLYDALVNEDILEHAPDAVKLYIGKRKGNHSYTQDQINDLLVTYAQKYGKVVRLKGGDPFVFGRGKEETDYLERYGIKTAIIPGITSAIAVPASVGIPVTQRRVSESFWVITGTTSSRSLSNDVKLAAQSSATVIVLMGMSKLSEIADIYKANDRADMPIAIIQNGTKKEAKQAVGTIETIVDLVEQQQLSSPAIIIIGEVVNGHKSLLTYFNEQFMEDDFIYQNLNIEPIIK; from the coding sequence ATGAAGAAAGCAGATGTTCAACCTAAAGTAACCTTAGTTGGCGCAGGGCCAGGCGACCCAGATTTACTAACATTAAAAGCTGTAAAGGCATTAAAAAAAGCTAAAGCGGTGTTATACGATGCTTTAGTGAATGAAGATATTTTAGAGCATGCTCCAGACGCGGTAAAACTATATATTGGAAAACGAAAAGGCAACCACAGCTATACACAAGATCAGATAAATGATTTGTTAGTAACTTACGCCCAGAAATACGGCAAAGTAGTTCGCCTAAAAGGTGGTGATCCGTTTGTATTTGGTCGCGGTAAAGAAGAAACCGACTACCTTGAACGTTACGGCATTAAAACGGCAATAATCCCTGGAATTACCTCAGCAATCGCCGTTCCTGCTTCGGTTGGAATACCTGTAACACAACGCAGAGTTTCTGAAAGTTTTTGGGTAATTACCGGAACAACATCTAGTCGCTCACTCTCTAACGATGTCAAATTAGCGGCACAATCTAGCGCAACGGTTATAGTTTTAATGGGCATGTCTAAACTTTCGGAAATTGCAGACATTTACAAAGCTAACGACCGTGCAGATATGCCAATAGCAATTATACAAAATGGCACAAAAAAAGAAGCGAAACAGGCTGTTGGAACTATTGAAACTATTGTAGATTTAGTAGAACAACAACAACTCTCGTCTCCCGCAATCATTATTATTGGTGAAGTTGTAAACGGACATAAAAGTTTACTAACCTATTTTAATGAACAGTTTATGGAGGACGATTTTATATATCAAAATTTAAACATAGAACCAATAATAAAATAA